In one window of Rhodopseudomonas palustris HaA2 DNA:
- a CDS encoding DUF1285 domain-containing protein has protein sequence MAKQGQSLNRSLDGLTEAARDAAGKAAAGKGLPPVHLWNPPFCGDLDMRIAGDGTWFYLGTPIGRPALVRLFSTILKREDGKHFLVTPVEKVGIKVDDAPFLAVEMVNDQDSRGPLLRFRTNVDDWVDCDADHRLRFEVADDGGTMPYLHVRADLWAKVTRALYYDLVDIGEERVVDGRPKFGIASGGAFFAMADAEQMREAL, from the coding sequence ATGGCGAAGCAAGGGCAGAGCTTGAACCGCAGCCTCGACGGATTGACGGAAGCCGCGCGCGATGCGGCCGGCAAAGCCGCAGCGGGCAAGGGGCTGCCGCCGGTGCATCTGTGGAACCCGCCGTTCTGCGGCGATCTCGACATGCGCATCGCCGGCGATGGAACCTGGTTCTATCTCGGCACGCCGATCGGGCGGCCGGCGCTTGTGCGGCTGTTCTCCACCATCCTGAAGCGGGAGGACGGCAAGCACTTCCTGGTGACGCCGGTCGAGAAGGTCGGAATCAAGGTCGACGACGCACCGTTCCTCGCGGTCGAGATGGTGAACGACCAAGATTCGCGCGGCCCCTTGCTGCGCTTCCGCACCAATGTCGACGACTGGGTCGATTGCGACGCCGATCATCGGCTGCGGTTCGAAGTCGCGGATGACGGCGGGACGATGCCCTATCTCCACGTTCGCGCCGACCTCTGGGCCAAGGTGACGCGGGCGTTGTATTACGATCTGGTTGACATCGGCGAGGAGCGGGTGGTCGATGGTCGTCCGAAGTTTGGAATTGCTTCCGGCGGCGCATTCTTCGCGATGGCCGACGCGGAGCAGATGAGGGAAGCACTTTGA
- a CDS encoding DUF6111 family protein produces MIRAILTEVAIFLIPFIAYAIYLVVTRAALTHRSSWPFRIVAWLLISALALVILSLLLLVHYSGAPPGATYMPARIEDGRLVPGAEK; encoded by the coding sequence ATGATCCGTGCCATCTTGACTGAAGTCGCGATCTTTCTCATCCCCTTCATTGCCTACGCGATCTACCTGGTCGTCACGCGTGCGGCGCTGACGCATCGTTCGTCCTGGCCCTTCCGCATCGTCGCCTGGCTGCTGATTTCGGCGCTGGCGCTGGTCATCCTCAGCCTGCTGCTGCTGGTGCATTATTCCGGCGCGCCGCCCGGTGCGACCTATATGCCGGCGCGAATCGAGGACGGCCGCCTCGTCCCCGGAGCCGAAAAATGA
- a CDS encoding CoA pyrophosphatase, with protein MMGIESAPGSISSADFFDRALRRLRFDVPPALTDASVIPESGDHGTDRMLRLIAQERPIRPAAVLIPVIEHAEPTVLLTMRAAHLNDHAGQIAFPGGKIDAADNSPLDAALREAEEEIGLDRSYVEPIGYLDVYGTGFGFRILPTVARVRPGFELTINKSEVDDAFEVPLSFLMNPGNHQLHSKEFRGALRSYYAMPFAERYIWGATAGILRLMYERICLP; from the coding sequence ATGATGGGGATTGAGTCTGCCCCGGGCAGCATCAGTTCGGCCGACTTCTTCGATCGCGCCCTGCGACGATTGCGGTTCGACGTGCCGCCGGCGCTGACGGACGCCAGCGTCATTCCCGAGAGCGGCGATCACGGCACCGACCGGATGCTGCGTCTGATCGCGCAGGAACGGCCGATCCGTCCGGCTGCGGTGCTGATCCCGGTGATCGAGCACGCCGAACCGACCGTGCTGCTGACGATGCGCGCTGCGCATCTCAACGATCATGCCGGGCAGATCGCGTTTCCTGGCGGCAAGATCGACGCCGCCGACAATTCGCCACTCGACGCGGCTCTGCGCGAGGCGGAGGAAGAGATCGGTCTCGACCGCTCCTATGTCGAGCCGATCGGCTATCTCGACGTCTACGGCACCGGCTTCGGCTTTCGCATCCTGCCAACGGTGGCGCGGGTGCGGCCCGGCTTCGAACTGACCATCAACAAATCGGAAGTCGACGACGCTTTCGAGGTGCCGCTGTCGTTTCTGATGAATCCGGGCAATCACCAATTGCACAGCAAGGAATTCCGCGGCGCGCTGCGCTCGTATTATGCGATGCCGTTCGCCGAACGTTACATCTGGGGCGCGACAGCGGGGATCCTGCGGCTCATGTACGAACGGATCTGCCTGCCATGA
- a CDS encoding dienelactone hydrolase family protein produces MGTIITFKRPDGQDASGYLANAARGNAPGVVVIQEWWGLSEQIKGLTDRFALAGFDALAPDLYNGKVVPYHDTDAANKEMSSLDFMDATTQTVRGAAGYLARNGAKVGLTGFCLGGAVTVIGACKIPELSAAVVFYGIPPEQAAKPSDVRVPMQGHFANRDDWCTPQVVDAFEKGLKEAGKSAEFFRYDADHAFVNEQRAAVHDREAAELAWSRATAFFGKHLG; encoded by the coding sequence ATGGGCACGATCATCACCTTCAAGCGTCCCGACGGTCAGGATGCCAGCGGCTATCTCGCCAATGCCGCGCGCGGCAACGCCCCGGGCGTCGTCGTGATTCAGGAATGGTGGGGCCTGTCCGAACAGATCAAGGGACTGACTGATCGTTTCGCGCTCGCCGGCTTCGATGCGCTGGCGCCGGATCTCTACAACGGCAAGGTGGTGCCCTATCACGACACGGACGCCGCTAACAAAGAGATGAGCTCACTCGATTTCATGGACGCGACCACACAGACCGTGCGCGGCGCGGCCGGCTATCTGGCACGCAACGGCGCCAAGGTAGGTCTCACCGGATTCTGTCTCGGCGGCGCCGTCACGGTGATCGGCGCGTGCAAAATCCCCGAACTGAGTGCAGCGGTTGTGTTCTACGGCATCCCCCCGGAACAGGCGGCGAAACCGTCCGACGTCCGCGTGCCGATGCAGGGCCACTTCGCCAATCGCGACGATTGGTGCACGCCGCAAGTGGTCGACGCGTTCGAGAAAGGGCTGAAAGAGGCGGGAAAGAGCGCGGAATTCTTCCGTTACGATGCCGATCACGCCTTCGTCAACGAACAGCGCGCCGCAGTGCACGATCGAGAGGCCGCGGAACTCGCGTGGTCGCGCGCCACGGCATTCTTTGGAAAGCATCTCGGCTGA
- a CDS encoding tRNA (cytidine(34)-2'-O)-methyltransferase yields MRIALYQPDIPQNTGTLLRFCACLNVEAHIIEPAGFPTSDRHFRRAGMDYLDQITIVRHDSWSKFEQWRKDADCRVILLTTKGVTPYLEQRYQSTDVLLLGRESAGVPDEVAAAADARIVIPMQPGFRSLNVAMAAALVVGEALRQTRQG; encoded by the coding sequence ATGCGGATCGCCCTGTACCAGCCCGACATTCCGCAGAATACCGGGACTCTGCTTCGGTTTTGCGCCTGTTTGAACGTCGAAGCTCACATCATCGAGCCCGCCGGTTTCCCGACATCGGATCGGCATTTCCGTCGTGCGGGAATGGACTATCTGGATCAGATCACCATCGTCCGGCACGATTCCTGGTCAAAATTCGAGCAATGGAGGAAAGACGCGGACTGCCGCGTGATTTTGCTTACAACGAAAGGCGTAACGCCCTATCTCGAACAGCGTTATCAATCTACTGACGTGCTGCTACTGGGCCGGGAAAGCGCTGGCGTGCCGGACGAAGTCGCCGCCGCGGCCGACGCTCGCATCGTGATTCCAATGCAGCCGGGGTTTCGCTCGCTCAACGTCGCGATGGCCGCGGCGCTGGTTGTCGGCGAAGCGCTTCGCCAGACCCGACAAGGTTAG
- a CDS encoding cytochrome c1 gives MSGPSTYQPQSPFMKWLEQRLPIAGLVHSSFIAYPTPRNLNYWWTFGAILSMMLAVQIITGIVLAMHYTPHVDFAFDSVERIVRDVNYGWLLRNTHAAGASMFFIAVYIHMFRGLYYGSYKAPREVLWILGVIIYLLMMATGFMGYVLPWGQMSFWGATVITNLFSAVPFVGDSIVTLLWGGYSVGNPTLNRFFSLHYLLPFVIAGVVVLHVWALHVTGQNNPTGVEPKTEKDTVAFTPYATMKDVFGMSCFLLFFSWFIFYMPNYLGEADNYIPANPGVTPPHIVPEWYYLPFYAILRSIPNKLMGVVAMFGAIIVLLFLPWLDSAKVRSSRYRPLAKRFFWGFVVVCIMLGWLGSKPAEGIYTVLARVFTFAYFAYFLIVLPLLSRVEKTLPLPNSISEDVLSKGKTAGATAASLLALVMAGTLMFGGVQSAKAAEGGESPPSLEWSFAGPFGTYDRPQLQRGFKIYKEVCSACHSLKLLQYRNLAEPGGPGFTIEQAKAIAAEASIKDGPNDAGEMFERPGRLADTFHSPFPNEQAARSANGGAVPPDMSLLAKARSYPRGFPQFVFDFFTQFQEQGPNYIDALLQGYQDTPPEGFTLPDGAYYNKWYPGHSIKMPPPISDGQVSFDDGSPETVPQYAKDVTAFLMWAAEPHLEARKRLGLQVMIFLIILSGLLYFTKRKIWSNVH, from the coding sequence ATGAGCGGACCATCGACCTATCAGCCGCAGAGCCCCTTCATGAAGTGGCTCGAGCAACGCCTGCCGATCGCCGGGCTGGTTCATTCGTCGTTCATTGCCTACCCCACGCCGCGCAACCTGAACTACTGGTGGACGTTCGGCGCCATTCTCTCGATGATGCTGGCGGTGCAGATCATCACCGGCATCGTGCTGGCGATGCACTACACGCCGCACGTCGACTTCGCCTTCGACTCGGTCGAGCGGATCGTTCGCGACGTCAACTACGGCTGGCTGCTGCGCAACACCCACGCGGCCGGCGCGTCGATGTTCTTCATCGCGGTCTACATCCACATGTTCCGCGGCCTGTATTACGGGTCGTACAAGGCGCCGCGTGAAGTGCTCTGGATCCTCGGCGTGATCATCTACCTGCTTATGATGGCGACCGGCTTCATGGGCTATGTGCTTCCCTGGGGCCAGATGAGCTTCTGGGGCGCCACCGTGATCACCAACCTGTTCTCGGCGGTCCCGTTCGTCGGCGACAGCATCGTGACCTTGCTGTGGGGCGGCTATTCGGTCGGCAACCCGACCCTGAACCGGTTCTTCTCGCTGCACTATCTGCTGCCCTTCGTGATTGCCGGCGTGGTCGTGCTGCACGTCTGGGCGTTGCACGTCACCGGTCAGAACAACCCGACCGGCGTCGAGCCGAAGACCGAGAAGGACACGGTCGCGTTCACGCCCTACGCGACGATGAAGGACGTGTTCGGCATGTCCTGCTTCCTGCTGTTCTTTTCCTGGTTCATTTTCTACATGCCGAACTATCTCGGTGAGGCCGACAACTACATTCCGGCGAATCCGGGCGTGACGCCGCCGCATATCGTTCCGGAATGGTACTACCTGCCGTTCTACGCGATCCTGCGGTCGATCCCGAACAAGCTGATGGGCGTCGTGGCGATGTTCGGCGCCATCATCGTGCTGCTGTTCCTGCCCTGGCTCGACAGCGCCAAGGTGCGCTCGTCGCGCTACCGGCCGCTGGCGAAGCGGTTCTTCTGGGGCTTCGTGGTGGTCTGCATCATGCTCGGATGGCTCGGCTCGAAGCCGGCGGAGGGCATCTACACGGTCCTCGCCCGCGTCTTCACCTTCGCCTATTTCGCCTACTTCCTGATCGTGTTGCCGCTACTGTCCAGGGTCGAGAAGACGCTGCCGCTGCCGAACTCGATCTCGGAGGACGTGCTGAGCAAGGGCAAGACGGCGGGAGCAACCGCGGCGAGCCTGCTCGCCCTGGTGATGGCCGGGACGCTGATGTTCGGCGGGGTGCAGAGCGCCAAGGCGGCGGAAGGCGGCGAGAGTCCGCCGTCGCTGGAGTGGAGCTTTGCCGGCCCGTTCGGCACCTACGATCGCCCCCAATTGCAGCGCGGCTTCAAGATCTACAAGGAGGTGTGCTCCGCCTGTCACTCGCTGAAGTTGCTGCAGTATCGCAACCTCGCCGAGCCGGGTGGACCGGGCTTCACGATCGAACAGGCCAAGGCGATCGCCGCCGAAGCCTCGATCAAGGACGGCCCGAACGACGCCGGCGAAATGTTCGAACGCCCCGGCCGGCTCGCCGACACCTTCCATTCGCCGTTCCCGAACGAGCAGGCGGCGCGCTCGGCCAATGGCGGTGCGGTTCCGCCGGACATGTCGCTGCTCGCCAAGGCGCGTTCCTATCCGCGTGGCTTCCCGCAGTTCGTGTTCGACTTCTTCACCCAGTTCCAGGAGCAGGGCCCGAACTACATCGATGCGCTGCTTCAGGGTTATCAGGACACGCCGCCGGAGGGCTTCACGCTGCCGGACGGGGCTTACTACAACAAGTGGTATCCGGGCCATTCGATCAAAATGCCGCCGCCGATTTCGGACGGTCAGGTGAGCTTCGACGACGGCAGCCCGGAGACCGTGCCGCAATATGCCAAGGACGTCACGGCTTTCCTGATGTGGGCTGCCGAGCCGCATCTCGAAGCCCGCAAGCGCCTCGGTCTGCAGGTCATGATCTTCCTGATCATCCTCAGCGGCCTGCTGTACTTCACCAAGCGCAAGATCTGGTCGAACGTGCACTGA
- the petA gene encoding ubiquinol-cytochrome c reductase iron-sulfur subunit, with protein MTTETSAEPTRRDFLYIATGAVAAVGAAAAVWPFIAQMNPDASTIAAGAPIEVDLTPIAEGQDIKVFWRGQPIFVMNRTQKQVDEARAVKLSALPDPQTDEERTKAGHEKWLVVVGICTHLGCIPIAHEGLFDGFFCPCHGSQYDSSGRIRQGPAPLNLPVPPYQFVSDTKIQIG; from the coding sequence GTGACGACAGAGACTTCGGCGGAACCGACACGCCGTGATTTTCTCTACATCGCAACCGGCGCTGTGGCCGCAGTCGGCGCAGCAGCGGCCGTGTGGCCGTTCATCGCCCAGATGAACCCGGACGCATCGACCATCGCCGCCGGTGCACCGATCGAAGTCGATCTGACTCCGATCGCCGAAGGGCAGGACATCAAGGTGTTCTGGCGCGGCCAGCCGATCTTCGTCATGAACCGCACGCAGAAGCAGGTCGACGAAGCGCGTGCGGTGAAACTGTCGGCGCTGCCCGACCCGCAGACCGATGAAGAGCGCACCAAGGCAGGCCACGAGAAGTGGCTGGTGGTCGTCGGCATCTGCACCCATCTGGGCTGCATTCCGATCGCCCATGAAGGTCTGTTCGACGGATTCTTCTGCCCCTGCCACGGCTCGCAATACGACAGCTCCGGTCGTATCCGTCAGGGGCCCGCGCCTCTGAACCTGCCGGTTCCGCCCTACCAATTCGTCTCCGACACCAAAATCCAGATCGGCTGA
- the queE gene encoding 7-carboxy-7-deazaguanine synthase has translation MSYAVKEIFLTLQGEGAHAGRASVFCRFAGCNLWTGREQDRHDAVCQFCDTDFVGTDGTLGGRYGDAGKLADTIAAQWVGADTDRYVVITGGEPLLQLDAELIDALHKQGFEVGVETNGTIEPPAGIDWLCVSPKAGTQIRVQCGNELKLVYPQPDAMPEQFTSLDFERFSLQPMDGPDRDDNTRRAIDYCLRHPQWRLSVQTHKVIGIR, from the coding sequence GTGAGTTATGCGGTCAAAGAGATCTTCCTCACCCTGCAGGGCGAAGGCGCGCATGCCGGTCGCGCATCGGTGTTTTGCAGGTTCGCGGGATGCAATCTGTGGACAGGCCGCGAGCAGGATCGCCATGACGCGGTCTGCCAGTTCTGCGATACCGACTTCGTCGGCACCGACGGCACGCTCGGCGGGCGCTACGGTGACGCCGGGAAACTCGCCGATACCATCGCCGCGCAATGGGTCGGCGCCGACACCGATCGCTACGTTGTGATTACCGGCGGCGAACCGTTGCTGCAGCTGGACGCAGAACTAATTGATGCACTGCACAAGCAGGGCTTCGAGGTCGGAGTCGAAACCAATGGCACGATCGAGCCGCCTGCCGGGATCGACTGGCTTTGTGTGAGCCCAAAAGCCGGTACCCAGATACGCGTGCAGTGCGGCAATGAACTCAAGCTAGTCTATCCGCAGCCGGACGCCATGCCGGAACAGTTCACGAGCCTGGATTTCGAGCGGTTTTCGCTGCAGCCGATGGACGGCCCCGACCGGGACGACAATACCCGCCGCGCGATCGACTATTGCCTGCGCCACCCACAATGGCGGCTCAGCGTGCAGACCCACAAGGTGATCGGGATCAGGTAG
- a CDS encoding AAA family ATPase: MADSVEKLEDVIVRSAEQVASDVRAAKEAIATVIFGQERVVENTLVTILAGGHALLIGVPGLAKTKLVETLGVTLGLDAKRIQFTPDLMPSDILGAEVLDETAAGKRSFRFIAGPVFAQLLMADEINRASPRTQSALLQAMQEQHITVAGARHDLPKPFHVLATQNPLEQEGTYPLPEAQLDRFLMEIDVDYPDRDAERRILFDTTGADHAIPKTTMNAELLVSAQRLVRRLPVGDSVVEAILSLVRSARPGPEAGDLGKLIAWGPGPRASQSLMLAVRARALLDGRLAPSIDDVLDLAEPVLKHRMALTFSARAEGRTIPDVIRQLKSRIG; the protein is encoded by the coding sequence ATGGCGGACAGTGTCGAGAAGCTCGAAGACGTTATCGTGCGCTCAGCCGAGCAGGTCGCGAGCGACGTCCGCGCCGCCAAGGAGGCGATCGCCACGGTCATTTTCGGTCAGGAGCGCGTCGTCGAAAACACGCTGGTCACCATTCTCGCCGGCGGCCACGCACTGCTGATCGGCGTGCCGGGCCTCGCCAAGACCAAGCTGGTGGAGACGCTGGGCGTCACGCTCGGCCTCGACGCCAAGCGCATCCAGTTCACGCCCGATTTGATGCCCTCGGATATTCTCGGCGCCGAAGTGCTCGATGAGACCGCCGCCGGCAAGCGGTCGTTCCGCTTCATCGCCGGTCCGGTGTTCGCGCAACTGCTGATGGCCGACGAAATCAACCGCGCCAGCCCCCGCACGCAATCGGCGCTGCTGCAGGCGATGCAGGAGCAGCACATCACGGTGGCCGGGGCGCGGCACGATCTGCCGAAGCCGTTCCATGTGCTGGCGACGCAGAACCCGCTGGAGCAGGAAGGCACCTACCCGCTGCCCGAAGCGCAGCTCGATCGCTTCCTGATGGAAATCGACGTCGACTATCCGGACCGCGACGCCGAGCGCCGCATCCTGTTCGATACCACCGGCGCCGACCACGCGATTCCGAAGACGACGATGAACGCCGAACTCCTCGTCTCGGCGCAGCGCCTGGTGCGCCGTCTGCCGGTCGGCGATTCGGTCGTCGAGGCGATCCTGTCGCTGGTGCGCTCGGCACGTCCCGGGCCCGAGGCCGGCGATCTCGGCAAGCTGATCGCCTGGGGCCCCGGCCCGCGCGCCAGCCAGTCGCTGATGCTGGCGGTGCGCGCCCGCGCGCTGCTCGACGGCCGGCTGGCGCCGTCGATCGACGACGTCCTCGACCTCGCCGAGCCCGTGCTGAAACACCGCATGGCGCTGACCTTCTCGGCGCGCGCCGAAGGTCGCACGATCCCGGACGTGATCCGGCAGCTCAAGAGCCGGATCGGCTGA
- a CDS encoding CCA tRNA nucleotidyltransferase, which translates to MTGGAVRADAPWLHAGPAAQVLALLNHDGEEARVVGGAVRNALLKLPIGDVDIATTALPDEVVRRARAAGIKAVPTGVEHGTVTLVLDGHGFEVTTLREDVETFGRKAKVAFGRDWLRDAQRRDFTINGLSVSPDGVVHDYVGGLDDIAARRVRFIGDPDQRIAEDYLRILRFFRIHAAYGVGPPQRAGTLACIRGRAGLATLSAERMRMEMLKLMVADGALASVEAMADGGLLLAVLGGVTYPGPFAAMIGAEQALGLDPDPVRRLGALAVAVTEDAKRLSQRLRLSNAEAKRLDSMGHRWWRLAGMDEATARRRLYRLGEPRFHDRMMLAWARAGRQADPAPWRNLVALPQRWRPPGFPLKAADFIARGFAAGPALGHVLTLAEDAWLAADFPVEEGRLQAIADQTAARFARDHLL; encoded by the coding sequence ATGACCGGGGGGGCGGTGCGCGCCGATGCGCCGTGGCTGCATGCCGGCCCGGCCGCTCAGGTTCTCGCGCTGCTCAACCACGATGGCGAAGAAGCCCGCGTGGTCGGCGGCGCGGTCCGAAACGCGCTGCTGAAACTGCCGATCGGCGACGTCGACATCGCAACCACCGCTCTGCCGGACGAAGTCGTCCGCCGCGCCCGGGCCGCCGGCATCAAGGCGGTGCCGACCGGGGTCGAGCACGGCACGGTCACGCTGGTGCTGGACGGTCACGGCTTCGAAGTCACCACGCTGCGCGAGGATGTCGAAACCTTCGGCCGCAAGGCCAAGGTCGCGTTCGGCCGCGACTGGCTGCGCGACGCGCAGCGCCGCGACTTCACCATCAATGGACTGTCGGTGTCGCCCGACGGCGTGGTGCACGACTATGTCGGCGGACTCGACGACATCGCCGCGCGGCGGGTGCGGTTCATCGGCGATCCGGATCAGCGCATCGCAGAAGACTACCTGCGCATCCTGCGCTTCTTCCGCATTCATGCAGCCTACGGCGTCGGCCCGCCGCAGCGTGCCGGCACGCTCGCCTGCATCCGCGGTCGCGCTGGGCTCGCGACGCTCTCGGCCGAGCGGATGCGGATGGAGATGCTGAAACTGATGGTGGCGGACGGCGCGCTCGCTTCGGTCGAGGCCATGGCGGACGGCGGTCTTCTGCTCGCGGTGCTCGGCGGCGTGACCTATCCCGGCCCCTTCGCGGCGATGATCGGGGCGGAACAGGCGCTCGGCCTCGATCCGGATCCGGTGCGGCGGCTCGGCGCACTCGCGGTCGCGGTCACCGAGGACGCCAAGCGGCTGTCGCAGCGGCTGCGGCTGTCGAACGCCGAAGCGAAGCGGCTCGACTCCATGGGGCACCGCTGGTGGCGGCTCGCCGGCATGGACGAGGCGACCGCGCGCCGCCGGCTGTACCGGCTCGGCGAGCCGCGCTTTCACGATCGCATGATGCTGGCCTGGGCGCGGGCCGGGCGCCAGGCCGATCCGGCGCCGTGGCGGAACCTGGTCGCCCTGCCGCAACGCTGGCGGCCGCCGGGTTTCCCATTGAAAGCCGCCGATTTCATCGCGCGCGGCTTTGCTGCCGGGCCGGCGCTCGGCCATGTGCTGACGCTGGCCGAAGACGCCTGGCTCGCCGCGGATTTTCCGGTCGAGGAGGGGCGGCTGCAGGCAATCGCCGACCAGACCGCGGCGAGGTTCGCACGCGATCATTTGCTGTAG
- a CDS encoding DUF58 domain-containing protein — translation MAQAPEQPNKETLAVRRADGESRTLAASLPRLMLEARRIANNVTHGLHGRRRAGAGENFWQYRRFVSGEPATRVDWRRSARDDHLYVRELEWEAAHTVWLWPDRSASMAYASKGVRDSKLERALIVTFALAELLVAGGERVGIPGLMNPTSNNNVIDRMAQAILHDTTSRDSLPPSFVPSSLAEIVVLSDFWSPLGEIRQMLSGLSSSGAHGSLVQVVDPAEESFPFSGRIEFVEPEGGGAITAGRAETWAADYVALVAAHRDQIRVETGTLDWLFSTHTTSRSAAELLLFLHAGMTTAKGAERGTKTGLGA, via the coding sequence ATGGCGCAGGCGCCCGAGCAGCCGAACAAGGAGACGCTGGCGGTTCGACGTGCTGATGGCGAGAGCCGGACGCTCGCCGCATCGCTGCCGCGCCTGATGCTCGAAGCCCGCCGCATCGCCAACAACGTCACCCACGGCCTGCACGGCCGCCGCCGCGCCGGCGCCGGCGAAAACTTCTGGCAATATCGCCGCTTCGTCTCCGGCGAACCGGCCACCCGCGTCGACTGGCGCCGTTCGGCGCGCGACGATCATCTCTACGTCCGCGAGCTGGAATGGGAGGCCGCGCACACCGTGTGGCTGTGGCCGGACCGTTCCGCCTCGATGGCCTACGCCTCGAAGGGCGTGCGCGACAGCAAGCTCGAGCGCGCCCTGATCGTGACTTTCGCGCTGGCCGAATTGCTGGTCGCGGGCGGCGAACGCGTCGGCATTCCCGGGCTGATGAACCCGACCTCGAACAACAATGTGATCGACCGGATGGCGCAGGCGATCCTGCACGACACAACCTCGCGTGACAGCCTGCCGCCGTCCTTCGTGCCGTCGTCGCTGGCCGAGATCGTGGTGCTGTCCGACTTCTGGTCACCGCTCGGCGAGATCCGGCAGATGCTTTCGGGCCTGTCCTCGTCCGGCGCGCACGGCTCGCTGGTGCAGGTCGTCGATCCTGCGGAAGAGAGCTTTCCGTTCTCCGGACGCATCGAATTCGTCGAGCCGGAAGGCGGCGGTGCGATCACCGCGGGCCGCGCCGAGACCTGGGCGGCGGACTACGTCGCGCTGGTCGCGGCGCATCGCGATCAGATCCGAGTCGAGACCGGCACGCTCGACTGGCTGTTTTCGACGCACACCACCAGCCGTTCGGCTGCCGAGCTGTTGTTGTTCCTGCACGCCGGGATGACCACGGCCAAGGGCGCCGAGCGCGGCACCAAAACGGGACTCGGCGCATGA
- a CDS encoding YodC family protein, whose protein sequence is MVFKAGDIVILKSGGQAMTVAEARPEEVVCVWMGEEGDLFRESLPVAVLEAIEIDDEEEDEEDEDDAEDAEDAEDAEDDTEANKVA, encoded by the coding sequence ATGGTCTTTAAGGCGGGCGACATCGTGATCCTGAAATCCGGCGGCCAGGCAATGACGGTGGCGGAAGCCCGTCCAGAAGAAGTCGTGTGCGTGTGGATGGGTGAGGAAGGCGATCTGTTTCGCGAGAGCCTGCCAGTCGCCGTGCTCGAAGCGATCGAAATCGACGACGAAGAGGAAGACGAAGAAGACGAGGACGACGCGGAGGACGCGGAGGACGCGGAGGACGCGGAGGACGACACCGAGGCGAACAAGGTCGCCTGA